From the Lysobacter sp. FW306-1B-D06B genome, one window contains:
- a CDS encoding acyltransferase, with amino-acid sequence MNAHWKQRPEGGGMFALWVIRGIARHGGRAVARACLYPITLYFLIVRGPERQASLAYLARVLDRRPTLWDAARHIHTFAATILDRVFLLSGQLARFDIQTVGLPALAARVDRGEGVLIFGSHHGSFDALRVLALTRPALRVRIVLDVAHNQAITRLLGALNPQLARDVIDAGQDGVSIVLAIQEALANGELVALLVDRAEPGDATAPASFLGHEASFPTAPWSLAATLKVPVMLAFGLYRGDNRYELVFEEFSERLDIPRQHRREQLAALVRGYAARLQHHVRRAPYNWFNFYDFWHGNDAADDPGTSLPHLGDAADAGVAAGERRDLRRAG; translated from the coding sequence ATGAACGCGCACTGGAAACAACGTCCGGAAGGCGGCGGCATGTTCGCGCTGTGGGTGATCCGCGGCATCGCGCGCCACGGTGGACGCGCGGTCGCGCGCGCCTGCCTGTATCCGATCACGCTCTACTTCCTGATCGTGCGCGGCCCCGAGCGCCAGGCCTCGCTGGCCTACCTGGCGCGGGTGCTCGATCGCAGGCCGACGCTGTGGGACGCGGCCCGCCACATCCACACGTTCGCTGCGACCATCCTGGACCGCGTGTTCCTGCTCAGCGGGCAGCTGGCGCGTTTCGACATCCAGACCGTCGGCCTGCCGGCGCTGGCCGCGCGCGTGGACCGCGGCGAAGGCGTGCTGATCTTCGGCTCCCACCACGGCAGCTTCGACGCCCTGCGCGTGCTGGCGCTCACGCGCCCGGCGCTGCGCGTGCGCATCGTGCTGGACGTCGCCCACAACCAGGCCATCACGCGCCTGCTGGGCGCGCTCAATCCGCAGCTCGCGCGCGATGTCATCGATGCGGGGCAGGACGGCGTGTCGATCGTGCTGGCGATCCAGGAAGCGCTGGCGAACGGCGAGCTCGTCGCGCTGCTGGTCGATCGCGCCGAACCGGGCGACGCGACCGCGCCTGCGTCGTTCCTCGGGCACGAGGCGTCGTTCCCCACCGCGCCGTGGTCGCTGGCGGCCACGCTGAAGGTGCCGGTGATGCTGGCGTTCGGCCTGTACCGTGGCGACAACCGCTACGAGCTGGTGTTCGAGGAATTCAGCGAACGGCTGGACATCCCGCGCCAGCATCGCCGCGAACAACTCGCCGCGCTGGTGCGCGGCTATGCCGCGAGGTTGCAGCACCATGTGCGCCGCGCGCCCTACAACTGGTTCAACTTCTACGACTTCTGGCATGGCAACGACGCGGCGGACGACCCCGGCACTTCACTTCCGCACCTGGGCGATGCGGCTGACGCCGGCGTTGCTGCTGGCGAGCGCCGCGACCTGCGCCGCGCCGGCTGA
- a CDS encoding LolA-related protein — MRLTPALLLASAATCAAPAEPSAESSAEPGWILAKIARPAPARTPFVEVRGSKLLKTPLRLTGEYVRPDADTLVRDVRTPYAETTTLRAGEAVIQRAGQSPRRFSLSRVPELAGLQNGFGALLGGDRTALEAHYRLQADGTRQRWTMTMTPRDAAMAAKLQAIVLYGRGAELRCIETRPVGNVEAQRTLLAGAAQDAAKVQDSAALATLCHGAGAQ; from the coding sequence ATGCGGCTGACGCCGGCGTTGCTGCTGGCGAGCGCCGCGACCTGCGCCGCGCCGGCTGAACCCTCGGCCGAATCGTCGGCGGAGCCGGGCTGGATCCTGGCGAAGATCGCGCGGCCGGCGCCCGCCCGCACGCCCTTCGTCGAGGTGCGCGGCTCGAAGCTGCTGAAGACGCCATTGCGCCTCACCGGCGAGTACGTGCGTCCCGACGCGGACACGCTCGTGCGCGATGTGCGCACTCCGTACGCGGAAACCACGACGCTGCGCGCGGGTGAGGCGGTGATCCAGCGCGCCGGGCAATCGCCGCGCCGCTTCTCGCTGTCGCGCGTGCCCGAGCTGGCCGGCCTGCAGAACGGCTTCGGCGCGCTGCTCGGCGGCGACCGCACCGCGCTGGAAGCCCATTACCGATTGCAGGCCGACGGCACCCGCCAGCGCTGGACGATGACGATGACGCCCAGGGACGCGGCGATGGCGGCGAAGCTGCAGGCGATCGTGCTGTACGGACGCGGCGCAGAACTTCGCTGCATCGAGACGCGCCCGGTGGGCAACGTCGAAGCGCAACGCACGCTGCTGGCCGGCGCCGCGCAGGACGCGGCGAAGGTGCAGGACAGCGCAGCGCTCGCCACGCTGTGCCACGGCGCGGGCGCGCAATGA